One genomic window of Streptobacillus felis includes the following:
- the lgt gene encoding prolipoprotein diacylglyceryl transferase, producing the protein MKPYLFKIGNFEIRIYSLMYIIALFTAIFIAKRDEVAEKRGINKNIIEDYAYFAIVSGLIGARIYYVLLKWGYYSQNVSEIIKVWHGGLAIHGGIIGGILGTIIFAKMKKVNPLVLMDMAVGPLILGQGLGRIGNLANGEIHGFPTITPFSVILKGNFNSWWQEFQNMPLMKQLEFKELVPWGIKFPLDSPAGSEFPNMKLHPAMIYELIFNFIAFYLIWFVFRKKEYSKGILTMIYIIIYGIIRIIVSTFRAEDLLVYGIRAPYIISFLMIIIGVVGIFIINNKKEIK; encoded by the coding sequence ATGAAACCATATTTATTTAAAATTGGTAATTTTGAAATAAGAATTTATTCTCTTATGTATATTATTGCTTTATTTACAGCAATATTTATTGCAAAAAGAGATGAAGTTGCAGAAAAAAGAGGAATAAATAAAAATATAATTGAAGATTATGCATATTTTGCTATAGTTAGTGGTCTTATAGGGGCTAGGATATACTATGTTTTATTAAAATGGGGTTATTATAGCCAAAATGTTTCTGAAATAATAAAAGTATGGCATGGTGGACTAGCAATACATGGAGGAATAATAGGTGGAATTTTAGGAACTATAATTTTTGCTAAAATGAAGAAAGTTAATCCTTTAGTATTAATGGATATGGCTGTAGGACCTTTAATTTTAGGTCAAGGTTTAGGAAGAATAGGAAATTTAGCAAACGGTGAAATACACGGTTTTCCAACTATTACACCTTTTTCTGTAATCTTAAAGGGTAATTTTAATTCTTGGTGGCAAGAATTTCAAAATATGCCTTTAATGAAGCAATTAGAATTTAAAGAATTAGTACCTTGGGGTATAAAATTTCCTTTAGATAGTCCAGCAGGTTCAGAATTTCCTAATATGAAATTACATCCTGCTATGATATATGAATTGATATTTAATTTCATTGCTTTTTATCTAATTTGGTTTGTATTTAGAAAAAAAGAATATTCAAAAGGTATATTAACTATGATATATATAATAATATATGGAATAATTAGAATAATTGTTTCTACATTTAGAGCAGAAGACTTATTAGTATATGGTATAAGAGCTCCATATATTATTAGTTTCTTAATGATAATTATTGGTGTAGTTGGTATATTTATTATTAATAATAAAAAAGAGATAAAATAG
- the trpS gene encoding tryptophan--tRNA ligase translates to MRSLSGIQPSGVLHLGNYFGALKQFVDLQDKYEGIYFVADYHSLTSQINPETLRTQSINVVMDYIAAGLDPKKSTIFLQSSVPLHTELMWILSNLTPMALLERGHAYKDKIAKGIKANVGLFNYPVLMAADILLYEPDFVPVGKDQKQHIEFTRDFAVKFNELYNKEVFKLPEPLILDSVATVVGTDGEKMSKSYGNIINMYAPEKVLKKQVMSIVTDSAALEESKNPDNNITKLYSLFADENEIKAMKEKFMAGNYGYGHAKKELLERILDYFKEQRERRTKLENNLDYVKEVLRQGRTRANEIATAKMIEVRKAVGLVSDGI, encoded by the coding sequence ATGAGAAGTTTATCAGGAATACAACCTAGTGGTGTACTTCATCTAGGTAACTATTTTGGAGCGTTAAAGCAATTTGTAGATTTACAAGATAAATATGAAGGAATATATTTTGTAGCCGATTATCATTCACTTACAAGTCAAATAAATCCAGAAACTTTGAGAACTCAAAGTATAAATGTAGTAATGGATTACATAGCAGCAGGGTTAGATCCTAAAAAGTCAACAATATTTTTACAATCATCTGTACCTTTACATACAGAATTAATGTGGATATTATCTAACTTAACACCTATGGCATTACTTGAGAGAGGACATGCATATAAAGATAAGATAGCTAAGGGAATAAAAGCTAATGTTGGATTATTTAATTACCCAGTATTAATGGCAGCAGATATTTTACTATATGAACCTGATTTTGTACCAGTAGGAAAGGATCAAAAACAACATATAGAATTTACAAGAGATTTTGCAGTGAAATTTAATGAACTATATAACAAAGAAGTATTTAAATTACCTGAACCATTAATACTTGATAGTGTTGCAACTGTAGTAGGAACAGATGGAGAAAAAATGTCTAAGTCTTATGGTAATATAATAAATATGTATGCTCCTGAAAAAGTATTAAAGAAACAAGTTATGAGTATAGTTACTGATTCAGCAGCTTTAGAGGAATCAAAAAATCCAGACAATAATATCACTAAACTTTATTCTTTATTTGCAGATGAAAATGAAATAAAGGCAATGAAGGAAAAATTTATGGCTGGAAATTATGGTTATGGACATGCTAAAAAAGAATTGTTAGAAAGAATACTTGATTATTTCAAAGAACAAAGAGAAAGAAGAACTAAATTAGAAAATAATTTAGATTATGTAAAAGAAGTATTAAGACAAGGTAGAACAAGAGCAAATGAAATAGCTACAGCAAAAATGATAGAAGTTAGAAAAGCAGTAGGGTTAGTGAGTGATGGAATATGA
- a CDS encoding PTS glucose transporter subunit IIA, with product MGFFCKLFGKCKKEEVKKSGEIKIVSPLDGNVIALKDVPDPTFAQELLGNGVGIEPLKSGVVKSPVDGTIIQLFETKHAFVVETEDGVQVLTHFGLNTVKLKGQGFEIITKEGSKVKAGDPIVKFDYDFLKENADSVITPVVILETEEYKEVKAEEIETAVSGETVIITIVK from the coding sequence ATGGGATTTTTTTGTAAATTATTCGGAAAATGTAAAAAAGAAGAAGTGAAAAAAAGTGGTGAAATTAAAATAGTTTCTCCTTTAGATGGGAATGTAATAGCGTTAAAGGATGTACCAGATCCAACTTTTGCACAAGAATTATTAGGAAATGGTGTAGGTATAGAACCTTTAAAAAGTGGTGTAGTTAAATCACCTGTAGATGGAACTATTATACAACTTTTTGAAACTAAACATGCATTTGTAGTTGAAACAGAAGATGGAGTCCAAGTATTAACACATTTTGGTTTAAATACAGTAAAATTAAAAGGACAAGGATTTGAAATAATAACTAAAGAAGGTTCTAAAGTAAAAGCTGGAGATCCTATAGTTAAATTTGATTATGACTTTTTAAAAGAAAATGCAGATTCAGTTATTACTCCAGTAGTAATATTAGAAACAGAAGAATATAAAGAAGTTAAGGCAGAAGAAATTGAAACTGCAGTATCAGGTGAAACAGTAATAATTACTATTGTAAAATAA
- the pfkA gene encoding 6-phosphofructokinase translates to MKKIAILTSGGDSQGMNTAIRVVAKTAMHKGMEVYGIKRGYKGILDRDIFKMSFLDVAGLAGKCGTMLLSARLPEFKDPEVRTKAANILKEYGIEGLVVIGGDGSFHGAHYLYEEHGIKTVGIPGTIDNDIAGTDYTIGYDTALNIVLESFNQIRDTAKSHDRTFFIEVMGRNCGDIALNAGIAAGANGILIPEVETSIEDIVNIIKRRREAGKFYDVIIMSEGYKNKDNVVKELKERMPELDTKHVVLSHIQRGGNPTAADRLLATKLGVKAVELLIEGQSGLMVGVESSNVVTHKLSYAWENYHKKSQADYDIAMMLSV, encoded by the coding sequence ATGAAAAAGATAGCAATCTTAACTAGTGGTGGAGATTCACAAGGTATGAACACTGCTATAAGAGTAGTTGCTAAAACAGCTATGCATAAAGGCATGGAAGTTTATGGTATTAAAAGAGGGTATAAAGGTATTTTAGATAGAGATATTTTTAAAATGTCATTTCTTGATGTAGCAGGTTTAGCTGGAAAATGTGGAACTATGTTATTATCTGCAAGATTACCTGAATTTAAAGACCCTGAAGTTAGAACAAAGGCAGCTAACATTTTAAAAGAATATGGAATTGAAGGTTTAGTAGTAATAGGTGGAGATGGATCATTCCATGGTGCTCACTATCTATATGAAGAACATGGAATTAAAACTGTAGGTATACCTGGTACTATAGATAATGATATAGCGGGTACTGACTACACTATAGGTTATGATACTGCATTAAATATAGTGCTAGAATCATTTAACCAAATTAGAGATACCGCAAAATCACATGATAGAACATTCTTTATAGAAGTAATGGGAAGAAATTGTGGAGATATAGCTTTAAATGCAGGTATAGCTGCAGGAGCTAATGGAATATTAATTCCAGAAGTAGAAACTTCTATTGAAGATATAGTAAATATTATCAAAAGAAGAAGAGAAGCAGGAAAATTTTATGATGTAATAATTATGTCAGAAGGATATAAGAATAAAGACAATGTTGTTAAAGAATTAAAAGAAAGAATGCCAGAATTAGATACTAAACATGTAGTATTATCTCATATTCAAAGAGGTGGGAATCCTACAGCGGCAGACAGATTATTAGCAACAAAATTAGGAGTTAAAGCAGTAGAATTATTAATAGAAGGTCAATCAGGATTAATGGTTGGAGTAGAAAGTTCTAATGTAGTAACACATAAATTATCGTATGCATGGGAAAATTATCATAAAAAATCTCAAGCAGATTATGACATTGCAATGATGTTATCAGTATAA
- the pykF gene encoding pyruvate kinase PykF, with translation MKIKMTKVVCTIGPKSEKKEVLKQLILSGMNVMRLNFSHGDFEEHGARIKTIREISQETGKHVAILLDTKGPEIRTGSHAEGDVKYDLVEGQDFVVTTDYEFKGTPEKISVSYPNMTKDLKPGDTILIDDGLIGLEVKRIEGQEIFCKVKNSGALGQKKGVNLPGVSVSLPALAEKDKGDLKFGCEVGVDFIAASFIRKASDVAEVRKVLDENGGEHIKIISKIENQEGIDNFDEILELSDGIMVARGDLGVEIPVEEVPFAQKMMIKKCNAAGKPVITATQMLDSMQKNPRPTRAEAGDVANAILDGTDAVMLSGESANGKYPVEAVRTMATISAKTDAYGVPKIYYSHDVTITEAVSKGAVEAAENLGAKLIVCWTKTGRAAKMIRKYNPTMPIIALTDSDVTARQLALVRGVRAVVATDLDNAEHFFAKALEVAASNASTTEDEAYTGFKKGDLVVLVTGISETGTTNTFKVARIG, from the coding sequence ATGAAAATTAAAATGACTAAGGTAGTATGTACTATTGGACCAAAAAGTGAAAAGAAAGAAGTATTAAAACAATTAATCTTAAGTGGAATGAATGTTATGAGATTAAACTTCTCACATGGAGATTTTGAAGAACATGGTGCAAGAATTAAAACTATAAGAGAAATATCACAAGAAACAGGAAAACACGTAGCTATATTATTAGATACTAAAGGACCAGAAATTAGAACAGGTTCTCACGCTGAAGGAGACGTTAAATATGATTTAGTTGAAGGTCAAGACTTCGTAGTTACTACAGATTATGAATTCAAAGGAACACCTGAAAAAATTTCAGTTTCTTACCCTAACATGACTAAAGATTTAAAACCTGGAGATACTATCTTAATAGATGATGGATTAATAGGATTAGAAGTTAAAAGAATTGAAGGACAAGAAATTTTCTGTAAAGTTAAAAACTCAGGTGCTTTAGGACAAAAGAAAGGTGTTAACTTACCAGGAGTTTCAGTTTCTTTACCAGCATTAGCTGAAAAAGATAAAGGAGATTTAAAATTTGGATGTGAAGTTGGAGTTGACTTTATAGCTGCATCATTTATAAGAAAAGCTTCAGATGTTGCAGAAGTTAGAAAAGTATTAGATGAAAATGGTGGAGAACACATTAAAATAATTTCTAAGATTGAAAACCAAGAAGGTATAGATAACTTTGATGAAATCTTAGAATTATCTGACGGAATAATGGTTGCAAGAGGAGATTTAGGAGTAGAAATTCCAGTTGAAGAAGTTCCATTTGCACAAAAAATGATGATTAAAAAATGTAATGCAGCTGGTAAACCAGTAATTACAGCTACTCAAATGTTAGATTCAATGCAAAAAAATCCAAGACCTACAAGAGCAGAAGCAGGAGACGTTGCTAATGCGATCTTAGATGGAACAGATGCAGTAATGTTATCAGGAGAATCTGCAAATGGTAAATATCCAGTAGAAGCTGTTAGAACTATGGCAACTATATCAGCTAAAACAGATGCTTATGGAGTACCAAAAATCTACTACAGCCACGATGTAACAATTACAGAAGCTGTATCAAAAGGTGCTGTAGAAGCTGCTGAAAACTTAGGTGCCAAATTAATAGTTTGTTGGACAAAAACTGGAAGAGCAGCTAAGATGATAAGAAAATACAACCCAACAATGCCAATTATTGCTTTAACTGATTCAGATGTTACTGCAAGACAATTAGCATTAGTTAGAGGAGTTAGAGCAGTAGTTGCTACAGACTTAGATAACGCAGAACACTTCTTTGCTAAAGCTTTAGAAGTTGCAGCATCAAATGCATCAACAACTGAAGATGAAGCATACACAGGATTCAAAAAAGGTGATTTAGTAGTATTAGTTACAGGTATATCTGAAACAGGAACTACAAACACTTTCAAAGTTGCAAGAATAGGATAA
- the recR gene encoding recombination mediator RecR gives MKKIDELVQVLSNLKGIGKKNATRIAFDLLSKDEDDVNYLIYTIKSSYDTIKPCNVCHNLTDLGTCDICTSSNRNRSIICVVEDTRDIYAFNKASSYNGLFHVLGGKIDPLNGIGIDELNIDSLLKRIDENVNEVILALNPDLEGETTILYLTKLLNNMNVKVSRIASGIPIGGNIEYSDSATLIKSLEGRIIINEGEKE, from the coding sequence ATGAAAAAAATTGACGAATTAGTGCAAGTATTATCTAATTTAAAAGGTATAGGAAAGAAAAATGCTACAAGAATAGCCTTTGATCTATTATCTAAAGATGAAGATGATGTTAATTATCTAATATATACTATTAAAAGCTCTTATGATACTATAAAACCATGTAATGTATGTCATAATCTTACTGATTTAGGTACTTGTGATATTTGTACTTCTAGTAATAGAAATAGGAGTATAATTTGTGTAGTTGAAGATACTAGGGATATTTATGCATTTAATAAAGCTAGTTCATATAACGGACTTTTTCATGTACTAGGTGGTAAAATAGATCCTTTAAATGGTATAGGAATAGATGAATTAAATATAGATAGTTTACTAAAAAGAATAGATGAAAATGTAAATGAGGTAATTCTTGCACTAAACCCCGATTTAGAAGGAGAGACTACTATATTATATTTAACTAAATTATTAAATAATATGAATGTTAAAGTAAGTAGAATAGCAAGTGGTATTCCTATAGGTGGGAATATAGAATATTCTGATAGTGCAACTCTTATTAAGTCATTAGAGGGAAGAATAATAATAAATGAAGGAGAAAAAGAATAA